CTGCTGAAGGAGAAGGGCGCGGTGTCGCAGGACATGGGCAAGACAGAAGCGGGCGGCGAAGGCTGAGGTGGTCTGCGAATGATCGGGCATCTCCCAATAGGCTGAGAGCGATCGATGGCAAGCGTGACCCTCGACGAGATCGAGCGATGGCTTCGTGAAGATCGCGACGACGTCCTGGCCGATCTCTGGGAACGCGCGGACCAGGTGCGTCGGGAAACCGTAGGCGACGAGGTCCACCTGCGGGGACTCGTGGAGTTTTCCAACTACTGCCTCCGCAATTGCACTTATTGCGGCATCCGCAGGGGGAATCGCCGCCTGCAGCGCTATCGGATGGAAGCGGAGGAAATCCTGGCCTGCGCCCAGCTCGCCCAGCGGCTTGGGTACGGCACCGTAGTACTTCAATCGGGGCAGGACGAGGACTTTCCAGCCGAGTGGCTGGCGGACGTGATTTACGAGATCAAGAAGAGCACAGGTCTGGCGGTGACCCTGAGCGTCGGTGAGCGCGATGTCGAGGAACTGCGCTTGTGGAAAGAGGCGGGTGCCGATCGCTACTTCCTGCGTTTCGAGACCTCCGACCCTCATCTCTACCGCCGGATCCATCCTCCTCTGCCTGGGAGGAGCCCGGACCGTATTGCCCAGCTCCGGATCATGAGGGAACTGGGATATGAGATCGGTAGCGGAGTCATGATTGGCATCCCGGGCCAAAGTTTCCGCTCGCTGGCTCGGGACATCTTGCTCTTCGCCGAGCTGGACCTCGACATGATTGGCGTGGGGCCCTACATCGCGCACCCGGACACTCCCCTGGGCAGGTCGCCAAGGCCACTTCGGGATGGCGAACAGGTACCCGCCACCGACAGAATGACGTACAAGGTGATCGCGTTGGCCCGCCTGGTCTGTCCGGAGGCCAATATTCCGGCCACTACCGCTCTGGCTACGGTGAACGCCCGGGAAGGACGCGCGCTGGGCCTGGCGAGGGGAGCCAACGTGGTGATGCCGAACATCACCCCGCTCCGCTATCGGACGCTGTACGATA
This sequence is a window from candidate division KSB1 bacterium. Protein-coding genes within it:
- the hydE gene encoding [FeFe] hydrogenase H-cluster radical SAM maturase HydE yields the protein MASVTLDEIERWLREDRDDVLADLWERADQVRRETVGDEVHLRGLVEFSNYCLRNCTYCGIRRGNRRLQRYRMEAEEILACAQLAQRLGYGTVVLQSGQDEDFPAEWLADVIYEIKKSTGLAVTLSVGERDVEELRLWKEAGADRYFLRFETSDPHLYRRIHPPLPGRSPDRIAQLRIMRELGYEIGSGVMIGIPGQSFRSLARDILLFAELDLDMIGVGPYIAHPDTPLGRSPRPLRDGEQVPATDRMTYKVIALARLVCPEANIPATTALATVNAREGRALGLARGANVVMPNITPLRYRTLYDIYPGKGEGAENPEAAHLRLLQLLESLGRKPGSGPGSRMKRACGAGVLMGT